The genomic DNA AACCCGATCACGTCGAGGCCCGCGCCGAAGTGGACCAGCGCGACCTCGGGCTCGCGCTTGTCGGCGATGCCCACGGACGTGTGGAGCGCGATGGCCTCGTGCACGAGCGCGGCGCGCGTCTGGTCCATGCCTGCGTCGAGGGCGATGTCGTGCGCCTTGCGTGCACCCTCGAGCTCGAACGACTCTGGTCCGTCGTGGCCGGGGGCCAGCGCCAGGTCGTGCAGCACCGAGGCGACGTAGAGCACCTCGCGGTCCGCGCGCAGGCCGAGGTGCTCGCCGATGGCGAGGCCGAAGAGGTAGGTGCGCACCGAGTGGTTGAACATGTACGCGGGTTCGGCGGCGCGCGCGATCTCGGTGGCCTGCTGCGCGATGGCCGAGTCGGGCACGCCGAGCGCGGCCAGCTCGATGTCCTGCGGGCGCCGAAAGCCGAGGGCGCGCTGCGTGCGTCGACCGAGGGCGGCGAGCTCGGCGCGCGCGAACCGCGTGGCGAGGAGCGCGATGGGCGGGGGTGGGAGGTCATGCGTGAGCGTTTGGTCCCGGGCGGTGATGTTTTTGTACTGCATCGCAAACAATTAGCGCGGTGGCGGTTTGTTTGCAAGTTGATACAATAATGCCGATGACGACCCGCCCGCGA from Sandaracinaceae bacterium includes the following:
- a CDS encoding HD domain-containing protein, with the translated sequence MQYKNITARDQTLTHDLPPPPIALLATRFARAELAALGRRTQRALGFRRPQDIELAALGVPDSAIAQQATEIARAAEPAYMFNHSVRTYLFGLAIGEHLGLRADREVLYVASVLHDLALAPGHDGPESFELEGARKAHDIALDAGMDQTRAALVHEAIALHTSVGIADKREPEVALVHFGAGLDVIGFHAEDVSAATRRAIVEAWPRHAMKEAFAQRLETEVAHKPGCHFRGHARLGFAMKVRQAPFAE